TTGGCTGATTATATTGCTGTCTTCAACCCCTTGTCCTCTTTCGTATCGTTATATTTACCTGAAGATTGTTGGCTGATTGAATCAGCCAACTTGAATCTTTGTTTTCTGGACATTATCTTTTACATACACCTGATGCTTACTTGTTATGAACACTTAAATATGAATCAATGGTACAAAAGAAACGCCTAATGCTTACTGTTTTCCCTTTACTTGAAccttttttctccatttctgaAAACTCTCATGATATCAGAACTAGAAAATTAGAGCTACGTTTTGCAGGTATGGATTTTGTGCAACGACTGCAACGACACGACTGAAGCGTGCTTTCACATAATCGGGCAGAAATGCAGCCACTGCCAATCGTACAACACGCGCGCCATAGCTCCTCCAGTTCTCCCACAGTGATAgagatcatcatcatcatcatatgtTAAGGAGGGTCTGGTTGGTTGGGTTCTGTAtcagttatatatatatatatatatattaaaaaaaaaaaaaaaaaaaaaagaacgagAAGCTTACACAAAAGCAGACAAGTAATGCCACTTAGCGACCACAACAACGTCGAAAGTAGGAAGGTTGGGGGAGATAGAAAAAGGAAccacttttgtttctttgtcaaGCCTCACAACAATGGCTGCCACCAAAGTTAACCCAAATCCCAAAACCCTAAGAACCCCTTCCAACTTCCCACCACCACTCATTACTCTGTTCAattgagagaaagaagaagaagaagagtgtTTGGATGATGGGAAAATGTGGAAGAGAAAATGTgggaaaattaaatagatGGTGGCCAAGGTGGTTGATCAGAGCAGTTATGTTCATTACTTGGTGGGTGAcactcattttcaatttaattaattaattaatgttataGCCATTTCTATTTAcgtttcaaaattcaaacataatttattattataatacaTCATTAAAGTCAAATATTATGCCACGAAACACATCAAgctcataaataatttattattattaaatgctTTAATTTTCGCATTAAACACTAAAGTCAAATgatactaataaaaatatttaaaataagttatttaaattaataatgtattaattaagaatatacATAGATATGCCTAAAACTTAGTAGCTTAGaattaatagtaataataaaataattcctgcaaaaaattatttttttattgtatcgTTGcgttaaaattaatatacgttttttttttatttacgttttaaatatggtgcataaattttttttgaagctcgaattttaataaaaatattaaatattttaatgattgaACTACGCTCGgttgataaataatttatttatttttcttttttttttaagagaaaaagagattgagataaataaaaatataatgcaTATATAGTCTTCTTGTAACATTTTCAATTCCATAACTGATAACCTAACCTTTAAATTGGGCTGTGAGGAACAGAGCCAAAGCCCATTTAGATGGGCTGTGAAGAAGCTTTAAATATAGGCCCAAATCCCGGCCCATTTATTTGGGCCTCTTCTGGAGGCCCACAGAAGCCAACACAACTAGCAACATAAATACTACAGCACCAGCAAGAGAGAGCACAGTAGACGCTGCCATTTGCTTGCAAAATCTACCATATACATCGCACACTTTATTCCATTGCACGTGTGAGTTCCCGTGGTACGCAATGACTCCGACCGCTGCCGCAGCTCCGCTGCTGGAGAAGAGCAGCGCCACCATCACCGTGTCGAGAACGATTACCAATAACGCTAAGATGTTgtccttgttcttgttttttaacataaaaacaaaCGATAGGAAGCTGTACGAACATGCTATCACATTCGTCGCTAAAAGATACCTAAAAAACACGATACACTTTTAATCCAATACCACCTTCACGTTTATCTATATGTATACGAATATCCAACGTGTCAAGGTGCCAAATTCATAATAGCTATACTTAACACAATATAACACCAAACgtttaattattttgcttGTAAAAGTACAAAAACTAACCTGTTGACcgtatttatatttttaacaaatatccgaccatattcattattttcaattattattaattctaattcta
This portion of the Cucurbita pepo subsp. pepo cultivar mu-cu-16 chromosome LG08, ASM280686v2, whole genome shotgun sequence genome encodes:
- the LOC111800664 gene encoding CASP-like protein 1E2; its protein translation is MEVVRRSVKKEEEEEQQDMNKNVMVNHMAQMGFRVLGFVLSLVAAIVVGLNKQSKVVPLTVSLNLPPLDYTLTANWHYLSALVYLLATNVIACSYSFLSFVFMLKNKNKDNILALLVIVLDTVMVALLFSSSGAAAAVGVIAYHGNSHVQWNKVCDVYGRFCKQMAASTVLSLAGAVVFMLLVVLASVGLQKRPK